The DNA sequence atcctacgacctggaactatttaagtttagagttatcatcttttaggtctcattattatgatctcatcacaatccttaaaaagttttactctaaactgtggtatatcttatttaaacatttaaatagatagagcccgcaataaaaataaaacaagtcttttatcaatatcaatgaaatcaaaacagattaaataaaagttattcctaaatcctcatacatgattggacttgggacatatctctttcagggTGGGCCATGATTATTAAAGTAAATAACCGATCATAGTAAAATTCGAGCATTCTTGATATTTTGTAATAAAATTAATTTCATTTTCCTCCTAGGCTgctattatataaatattaaggTATTAGACCATATATATCCTACAAATAGTATTTAAGCCGCATGACCAATCCACTCGATGTTTGCGGTAAGTCTTAAAATTCAGCACAATCTGGAAGGAATGTATGAGGGTGCGTATTAGAATTGATGTACGTAAGAGCAAATCCAACAGCTCCCTTAAACATGCTCTTAAATCCAAATACAAGGAAGATGACATAAAATTGCACTCCAACAGTGTCTTAGTGGTTCCTTATATCACTAAGACACTTCTCTCATACCTTATCTTTAAGGAAACACAAGTCATCCCTTATatcatttttattaataaaaaattgatTTCTCTTTCATCTTTTTAGTTCTTTTCTCTCTCTTCCTTTCATATCTcattcaaatttattattattttaataataaggATTGAAGATAAGGAACATTGTTGGAGTTGAAATTCAAAATTATGTCTTAAATCACTaagaattaatattttataatatttataaggaaTTTATTAAGAGACTGTTGGATTTGCTCTAGGCTAAAGAAGACTATAAAGAAAGATGGAACTGAGTTTGTGATTGAGTGTAAATATGAAAGATTGGGGGAGTTTTGTTTTGAATGTGGGTTAGTAGGTCATATAGACAGGTTTTGTAGGAGCAACACTGGTGGAGAAGAGGAAGGTCTGGTTAAAGAGTGGGGCAGCTGGCTCCGAGCACCACCACGTAGGGTGGTGGGGCAAACTCAGAGCAAATGGTTGAGGAGAGAGGATGATGACACGTGGGAGGCCAGGATTGGAGGAGAGAATCACAATCAGAGATTTTCGGGGGGAAGTAATTCAAATCAGGATAAGGAAGTTAAGCTGGTGAGTGATTCTAGGGGGCGATTGTAACAATCTCTAAGAATGGAAAGGAGATAAGTTTAAGTATATTTGACGCTCAATTGAAGGGATTTAAAATAACGTCAAATCTGATGTACGAGTCAAATGAGGATGTTAGTGGGGTTATACATTTGGAATTGGAGGAACATAAACGTAGGAGAGGAGAAATTACTGGACATGCTATTATGGATATTGATGTGGGACCCAAAAATGGTGACAATCGAACAGGGCAACTCCAAACAGAAACTGATATTTCAAATGAAGATTTATCAACTTCTTCTCGTAAAAGTCCGGCTAAGTTTGCAATGAAAGCCAGCCATCAGCAATGAATGCCATAGGATGGAACTGTCGAGGTGTGGGCTCATCTCGTATAGTTCGTGTGTTGAAGGAGCTGGTAAAAGCTCATAAGCCCGACTTACTTTTCTTGTCTGAGACTAAAGTTGATAGTAATAAGGTTGCAACTCTTGCACCAAAACTTGGTTTTTTGAATTTTTACTCAGTAGATAAACATGGTCAGGGAGGTGGTTTAGAAGTTTTTTGGAACAATAAGATAAATTGTACTATCTTTAGTGATTCTCAAAATCATGTAGACATTAGAATTCAAGAAAGGAATGGAGTGGACTGGAGACTAACCTATTTTTACGGTTTCCCTGAGCGTGAAAGGAGACAAGCTTCTTGGGATTTTATTCGACATCTAGCCTCAGTGTTTCTCAGTTAGCTTGGTGCATTTTTGGAGATTTCAATGACTTATTATATAATAGTGATAAGAAAGGGAATCATGATCATCCAAATTATCTCCGGGAGGGATTTCGTAAAGCTGTGGAAGATAGTTTTTTGACAGAGGTGGATCTGAAGGGGGGTTCTTTCACATGGGAAAAAAGCAAAGGTACCACTAGATGGGTTCGAGAAAGGTTAGATAGATATTTTGCTAATGAGAACTGGTGGAATAAATTTCCTCTTTGTACTCTCACGATTTTCCATACCATTTTGTCGGATCATGATCCAATAAAGCTTCAGCTCATGAATACATCTATTCATAAAAAACAATTTCGATTCCGTTTCGaaaatatgtggttaaaggaGCCTAACTTCCATTCCGAAGTCTCGAATTTATGGCAGCAGTTACCATCTCTGCATCTCCTTCCTAAACTAGTAGAGCTTTCTAAGCACATGGCTCAATGGGGAACAGACTTTTTTCATAAGTTCAGAGAGAAATTAGCAAAGCAGAAAAAGGTAGTCGATGATTTGAAGGATAGAGAAGATGACGGTGGCATTCAAATGTACTTTGAAGAAAAAGATAAACTGGATGAAATTTTAAAACATGAGGAAGCTTATTGGCAACAGAGGGCTAAGAAATTTTGGTTGAAGGACGCTGATACCAACTCAAAAAAATTTCATGCAGCTGCTTCGAATAGAAAGAAGTTGAACCATATCTCAAGCCTCAAATCAGAAGATGGGGAGGTGGTAACAAGTCACGAAGGGAAGTGTAAACTTCTAAAAGAATATTTCAGTCATGTGTTCAAGGAGTCGAATAGAGGCGAATTGGTATATCAGGAGGATCTGGCCCATTTGATATCGAATAGTCAGGATGAGAGGTTGACAGCTGACTGACTTTTACGGAGTTCTCTCATGCGGTGAAGAGTATGCATCCTGATAAAGCTAGTGGCCCTGACGGGCTCAACCCGGCCTTCTTTCAACAGTTTTGGAAGATGGTAGGTATGGAGGTGTTTCGTTGTTGCTGTGATTGGTTGAAGGACGGCGCAATCACTGAGGGAGTTAATGATACAACACTGGTGCTAATTCCGAAGAAGGACAAGGTAGAAGATCGAAGAGATCTTAGACCAATAGCACTATGTCACGTGCTCTACAAAATAGTAGCTAAGGTCTTAGCTATTAGAATGCAAAAAATTCTCCCGGGCATCATATCAGAGGAATAGTCTGCTTTTGTAGCAGGAAGGAATATCACAGACAATGTCTTGGTGGCTTTTGAATTATTGCATTACATGAAGAGAAAGAATGGGGGTCAAGATGGGGAGGTGGCTTTAAAACTCGATATAAGCAAGGCTTATGATCGAGTAAACTGGGATTATCTTCGATATAGAATGCAAAGCATGAGCTTCTCAGGAAAATGGATAAAATGGGTAATGTTGTGCGTCTCTACTGTGACATACTCTATCTCCTTTCAAGGTTCGATGATAGGTCCTATTATTCCTAGTAGAGGTTTCCGTTAAGGCGATCCTCTATCTCCCTATTTGTTCTTGTTGTGTGTTGAgggattttcaattttttttaaagcAAGCTGCTGAAAGTAATCGTATTAATGGTTGTAGTATTTGTAGCTCTGCTCCCTCTATTACGCATCTCTTATTCGCGGATGGTAGCTTCCTGTTTTTTAAAGCCACTAAGGAAAAAGCTGTAGCAATCAAAATTTTGCTAAATGAGTATGAAGCTAGCTCGGGATAAGCTGTGAATTTTCAGAAATCAGCGATTTTTTCCAGCTCAAATGTTAGAAGAGACAAGCAGGAAGCAATAAAGAATGAAATCGGGGTGTATAAGGATATAGGGAAAAGTAAATATCTTGGCCTTCCGTCGTTGGTTTATAGGTCTAAAAAGAAGGTTTTTAACTACCTTAAAGAGAAGATTATACAGAAGATTGAAAGCTGGGATTCGAAACTTCTCTCTCGGGCTGGAAAGTTAGTGTTGCTGAAAAATGTCGTGCAATCGATCCCTGCATATGCAATGTCTTGTTTTTTGATGCCGAAATCTTTATGTCAAGAGATCCATAGGGTGATGAACTCATTTTGGTGGCAATCTAAGGCTGCAATTAGAAAGGGTATTCGCTGGCTTGGATGGAATAAAATGTGCACGTCGAAGAACGATGGGGGATTGGGTTTCAGAGATATTTTTGGCTTTAATATTGCTCTTTTGAGTAAACAATATTGGAAGCTAATTCATGAACCTCTGTCACTTTTGGCTAGAATGTTAAAAGCTAAGTATTATCTGAATACAAGTTTTCTGCAAGCAGATAGGAAAGGTGGAGCAAGCTACACTTGGTCTGGAATATGGGAGGCTAAGGAGGAGATGAAAAAGGGTTTGAGATGGGTTGTGGGGGATGGAAAGTCGATCAGAGTTGTGCATGATCGTTGGCTTCGTACAAAAAATGATTATTGTTTTAACATAAATGAAGTCAGAGGGGATGCAAGTTTTCTAAAAGTCTGTGATCTTTTTCGAAAGAACAAGAAAGAGTGGGATTTGAGTAAACTGAATTCCTACTTTAGCAGTGAAGATGTCGAAGCAATTTTGAAGATCAGAATTCCACAAAGGTATACTGAAGATAGATTGGCCTGGATCCATTCAAATAATGGAAAGTATACAGTGAAGGCTGGTTATTATCAATGGTGTCAAAATCAAGCAGCTGTTGAAGGTATTCAGAGATTTAAAGGCTGGAGTAAAATATGGAGTCTAAACATCCCTCATAAAATCAGGGAGTTCTTATGGAGATTCTGTCGAAATATTCTTCCAATCAGGATATTGTTGAGAGGAAGGGGGGGTGCTAGTTCCCACTACATGTGCAATGTGTGTTGGGGAGATTGAGCACTTGAGACATCTGTTTTTTGAGTGTAGTTTTGCAAAGGAATGTTGGCTGAAGCTGGGTATCAATGTAGACAGCTGGGATATCGAGATTAGCCGTGAATGGCTTCTACAAAAGCTGGCTACTGGCTGTAAGGAGGAGACTCTCAAAATTGTGACTGTCTTGTGGGGTGTGTAGTTTACA is a window from the Apium graveolens cultivar Ventura chromosome 1, ASM990537v1, whole genome shotgun sequence genome containing:
- the LOC141713189 gene encoding uncharacterized protein LOC141713189, which translates into the protein MNAIGWNCRGVGSSRIVRVLKELVKAHKPDLLFLSETKVDSNKVATLAPKLGFLNFYSVDKHGQGGGLEVFWNNKINCTIFSDSQNHVDIRIQERNGVDWRLTYFYGFPERERRQASWDFIRHLASVDKKGNHDHPNYLREGFRKAVEDSFLTEVDLKGGSFTWEKSKGTTRWVRERLDRYFANENWWNKFPLCTLTIFHTILSDHDPIKLQLMNTSIHKKQFRFRFENMWLKEPNFHSEVSNLWQQLPSLHLLPKLVELSKHMAQWGTDFFHKFREKLAKQKKVVDDLKDREDDGGIQMYFEEKDKLDEILKHEEAYWQQRAKKFWLKDADTNSKKFHAAASNRKKLNHISSLKSEDGEVVTSHEGKCKLLKEYFSHVFKESNRGELSMHPDKASGPDGLNPAFFQQFWKMVGMEVFRCCCDWLKDGAITEGVNDTTLVLIPKKDKVEDRRDLRPIALCHVLYKIVAKRKNGGQDGEVALKLDISKAYDRVNWDYLRYRMQSMSFSGKWIKWKSAIFSSSNVRRDKQEAIKNEIGVYKDIGKSKYLGLPSLVYRSKKKVFNYLKEKIIQKIESWDSKLLSRAGKLVLLKNVVQSIPAYAMSCFLMPKSLCQEIHRVMNSFWWQSKAAIRKGIRWLGWNKMCTSKNDGGLGFRDIFGFNIALLSKQYWKLIHEPLSLLARMLKAKYYLNTSFLQADRKGGASYTWSGIWEAKEEMKKGLRWVVGDGKSIRVVHDRWLRTKNDYCFNINEVRGDASFLKVCDLFRKNKKEWDLSKLNSYFSSEDVEAILKIRIPQSFAKECWLKLGINVDSWDIEISREWLLQKLATGCKEETLKIVTVLWGV